The following DNA comes from Ricinus communis isolate WT05 ecotype wild-type chromosome 10, ASM1957865v1, whole genome shotgun sequence.
TAGCAAgtcaatatatttcataagaCCAAATACCTCTATCAATTTtactatttcattttattttctctcacaTTTTTCTCTCATGTCTTCTCTCTCTAtggatttttttcttattgtaaTTTATTCTAGATATAACACATTTTATTTGAAGTGAATTCTACAATTATTATGTAACAAAAACAATCATAGAGATTTATTTGCAAATGAATTCTACTTAGAGTTCATTTGCAAATGACATGAACAGTGTAAGAGTAAGTataactatattttaaatcaataatgCAAAATTGCATCCAAACTGAATCTGGACTTTTGATGCAGCTAAAGATTAAGTTGCAAAAGGAGATCTCTATTTGCCTACCTGTAATTAGGATCCCAATCTCCTGGATCAGGCAATGACAGGCTAGCCTCGGGCTTATCAAAAGCCGGTCCTGCATTTTGAGGAAATTGCATGCTAGAAGGCTTGAAAGAGCCTGGCATATTCTGAATGGCAGAGTGACCGGCAGTAATTCCACCACCTCCATGCTGCTGCATCCAGCTTGCAGTACTGGAATTTGACTGCCGATGTGAGGGTGAACTTCCAAGTATTGGAGGATTTCCCTCAGGCTGGCTTGAACTGGTTCCATCAGCAAACTGTCCTTGCCAATGTGAAGATTGTGGACTCTCTTGATTCTGGGAACTTCCAGAATACCCCCAactttttcttctattgaatTGGGTAACTGCAGCCATTTTTCCTAAAGGTGATCCATGACAATTGTTTCTTGCTGGTGAAGTTGGACCATAGTGCCCAGGAGAACCAGCTGACACTTGACTGTAGGAATTTGGTGGAGTAAATTGTGAGGGACTGGTGCCAAGAGGGAGTGGTGCAAAATTTCCTGTTGACGGACTCATACCAATTCCATTTGGATGTGAGTATGGAATAAACCTCCGTCTTGCATCTGGACTACTTCCAAGCATTGATAGACCAGCCTGTGGGTGCATGTTCATCCCAGATGGGCCAACTGGTGAATAATATGCAAACATATTGCTGCCATCTCCATAACTTCCATAACTGCTTCCAAGGCCAATACCATCATTGTAGCTGCCATGGCTTCCTATACTGCCATAGCTATTACCATGTGCATATGGAACCACTTGAAAGTGAGGGCTATTATGAAGGGATGCTCTGGTCCTGCCTGGAATCTGCATTGAAAGTAAAATTgttgtaaattttcttccTCAAATTCCTTATTCAGCATCTGAGTGCCAACAAATTTATTTGCACCAGGCCAAATGAGCCACAATGGTAAAAGAATTTGCTTGAAcaaattttgtataatttcaacgccactttttcttttattgaatatTGTGCAGTGTCCATTAATTATAACAAACCATGACATACTTTAAGGGGCAAGAAGCTCACATTAGGAGAAAGACCCGCAGCAAACCAATGCCCACCACCTGGGTGATGGTCCACCTTAAAATTTTGTGCAACAGGctgcagagagagagagagagagagagagagagagagagatgagTATCATTAAACAAAAATGTATAGATATGCCCAACCTCCCATGTCGAAAGTAACCGAAGAATAAAACCATATATAATGGAGTAAAAGACAGCCTAATCCATAAAAAATGGAGAGGGATGTAGATTGAAGGAAAAGttgaatgaaagaaaaaacaaccaCCAATTTAGAACACCTATTCAATCTTTTTCAGCTTCCATTTTTTGTGATTCCATTTCATAGATGAAAAATCTGAGATAAGTTGTAACCAAAACCTGCCTCTTCAGAAGTGGACAtttccaaataaaaacaacaacTTTAAGAAGACATGGAGGTGCAACATGTACCTAAGAAAGGGTTACtcacaattttaattaattaaaaagatgtCAAGCATCAAGGCGACCCATGTTGGGACTAAGCTCCTTCAAGCTTCATAATTTTTGGGGAACGAAAAACATCTACTATTGAAGAAGTAAATAACACACTAAATGGAAGGTAGCAAAATGTCCTGACTTTAACTAAATGAAAGAGCTAAATGAATTATAGGTAATAATACCAAGAGAACACAAGCCCActtaacattaaaatattgtaGTGATCCAGGAAATTCCTTTTCACAAATCAATCCAAGCATGGGAGCAACTGTTTGATAAAATACCCAAAATAAAAGCTCCAAAGGTCAATTTGACAAGTGAATAGAACTGACTCTCAAAAGATAAGTGAAAAGAAGGGTTGACAATGTCCTCTACTTACCATGCGAGGACTCTCTGGAGGAGGCTTGTAAGGACAGGTGAAAGGTTCCCCAGTTACAAAAGGGTGTCTTGAAGCCTGCAGGTATATGAGTTATAAATCCATTATTCACAACTGCAAATTTATATTGCAATGACGGAGTAATCGAGCGTATAAGTCGTGACGGAATTGCTAACTGGAACAAATTAAATTACCTGAAAAGGGGACCACCTTTTTGCAGGATCAAACTCCACAAGCCCTCTCAAGAAATCAATCAATGCTAATCGTATTTGACTTTCTGTTTTTTGTTAATTACACAACAGCCATCAGTAACTCCAAAAAGTTAACGTTAAAGAACAGTTATTTGACATAATCAGATGCTAGTGGTGTAAGAACAACCTTTCATAATGTCTTCCTGTGGCAAATTCTTTCTGTAAGGATAATTTGTAACAATTGCCTCAAGGTTCTTATGATGGAAATACTCCTTTCCGATAGATGGCTTCTTCAACTCCCTCTGTGCACAAACCAGTACCCATCAGAATCAGGCCTCACAGAAAGCAAGGACACAAAATAACAGAAGATGAAAGTAAAGACAACATGATTTGCCTCTGCATAAGCTCTAACGAGAAAAACATAGCCATTCCTTTCCGTCTATCAACTGATATTCCTCTAACTCCAAAAATTAGAAGATGAACACTTACAACTTCATATTCATCCACTGTTAATGCTTGGTAAGCACTTTTGCTTCCCAATGACATATCACCATGATCTACATTGTGGACACTTCCAATGCACTTGAAGAATTTGCTCGTATTTTTTGCTTCCTTTAGTAGATAATCAGGGGGTTGTCCACTGCAAATATTAAACCACGCATAGAAAGGCCATTGAAAACAGTTGCAAAGGCGTAGCCATTTGGTTGGCTGACacattctaataaataaattctttaaagcAACAAAGACAAAGGAAACATGAAAAGAGCTACTGCATACAGTggcaaaaatagaaaataacatgcAATAATGGTTGGCGTACTTCAGATACAGCATGTTATTGCTTTTTGAAATCCATAAGAGTGAATCAGAAAAGGTGAGGAGAACAGTAAACCATTACTTTCAGTGCCATCAAACAGTAGCGTGACATTCACACTGCTATATTCCACTAGCTATGGCCAAAAAGAGACAACAATATAACCCGCAGCAGCTCATACAATTAGGAGCAGCTCGCAAGATGACAATAAGATCAAAAAAATATCTCCAAGCAAGTCCCAGAAGATGGTCACCAATTAaatccttttctatttttcttagaaaggCAAATTAAACTACACTATGGAAGCCTCTCCTGCTACAAgataaacaaagaataaaatgtCAATGAACAAACCAATGCAAGGGAACAATAAGATCTATCTTAGACATATCGCTTTTGGTGGATAAGTCCACGGTGGACAGCCAGAAAGAGGCTCACATGAGGGTGACAATACTATTTGGTTGCACAGATGTAAAGGTCATTGAAGTCTCAAAAGCCTCTTCTATGCTAAATTTTTGTTGCTATCATCAAATTCTGCACGTTTTTTCATTCTACGTTCTCCCCTAACAGCAGAACAACTCTTATCTGACATCCCACTGAAGCAGCAGCCTGCATAAGCTTGACAACTTAGTTTGTATCTTGATTAAATGATGTTAGGTcttgtttaataaatatctgtGAGTAAGATTTACCAAATTAAGAGATTCAGATATTATAGAATAAATAGTAAACAACTCGATCTCATCAAAAGTTCTGAAATTTTTTGACAAGGCTTGTTTACCAAATGCCAATTTCTGGTAATTGCATTTGATAGGATAATTATCCTTCTATTTAGAATAGGCTTTAAGCAACTATGAGAGGAACTCATCTAATGTATCTCAACCATAGTATTCAAATTGAGGTACGAATCAAGAATTGAAATCCTCATTTTGTGAATTGCAAATCGAGAATCGGAATCGAACCATAAGATTTGGTTCAAATTTctaacattaattaataaaaatatacatatccatgtaaataaataaattgttcttataacttgTGTATATCAATTCCATCAAAAGAATATCTTTCATATCATACATTCCTTAGTTTTAGAGATTGCATTATTCCTACTAAacacaaaaaaggaaaataggaAGTTTCTATAGCATATTGCcgtcaaattcaaaattcaataatCAACCTGTAATCTGTACTCTAAAGACTTATACTGATTATTCATGTAAgattttacaatataattaaataaaacataaatattaaaaagtaagcAGCATGCAGTACCATCATCAAACATttataatgtaataaaatataatataaataatagcTTTTGAAATGGGGATCATGTGATTTTGCTTATTGCTCAGTGCTAACTACTCTTAGAACATAGAAATAATTGTCTTAAACAAGGATTTCGAGGACATTTTTCCACTGATACTGATACAGCAATTATAAgtgcttttcttttccttgtgAATGCTCGGTGATATTAACAGGATATCGGATAATGCAATCAATACTAAATTGCAATGACTAAATAGGAGCTTAAGAAAATGTCAATAACCCCTTAGCTACCACCAGAACATAAAGAGACTTACCCAAGTATTTCGATCATTCTCCTCAAAAGATCAAATTCTGAAGCTCCAGGGAAGAGTGGCAATCCTAGAAACAGTTCTGCGACTATGCACCCAAAAGACCACATGTCAATGGATGTAGTATATCTGGCAAGGGTTAAGGTCCAAGCTAAAGACCCATGACAGCAGGATGAAGTATGAATACAGATCGATATTGAGATGACTGTCCATCAAGGGCCGTAGAGCACTTAGAATATGATATAGGGTACATTCTAGGATTAATGTCAGAAAAAATTCGCACTGGAAGGTAAAAATCTTGCTATCAGCATGGCAAACGATTGGAATTAAAGCATGATACATTCTACTGAAGATGATAAGGTAGATAGTGATAATAATCAATGGTAGTAGAGCATCACAAGCCCAAAAGCATGCGAGGTAATGATTTTCAATAGTTGGCAGTGAACGCCAGATATCAGTGACCATTGTAGTATAACAGGATACCTCAGGCGATGGCTAACCACCAACTGTGGTTGCAACTTAAATGATGGAAAAAACAGTTGATAGTCACTGAAGATATTTTAAAAGGCTTTTCAATAGCAGAAAATCTATTGTGGTCTTTAAAATGCAAAAACGAAAAATCTTCTACTCAGGGTAAGATTGGAATATAGGATCCCCACCTTGATTCCAGCCTACGAACATAACTCACGAGCTAATCTAAACCACCCTTTCATCTGGAAGATATATGGTCTATTCGTCTCAACTTATTGAACCGATGTTGCACCAAACTTAAGAAATGAGGTAATTAGGTAAACATTCTCCTGCATGTCGTTTTCATACAAATGAACACCATAATTacaatttatcaatcagaaaTCTGAAGGAAGTAAATATTGTACAGGAAGAATAAAGCATGGAAATTAATGTTGCAAATCCAACCATAGCAGGCACTCTCCGTTTCCAATAAAACCCAATTTTTATGCTTATATGAAACAGTCAACATTCTCAGTGAAAACTACATCTGCACATGTGCACTAGCAAATTCAAACAAattccaaattaaattttataatattttaaaactggCACATACAGATATGCAAGCAACAGAAAAAACGTAGCAGTGCCATATATTAAAAGGATACTGGTATCCAAGGAGGACTTCAGGAGATCTGTAATAACGACTCTGCAGAATAAACAGATATATGCAATTATAAGGACTTCAGCAtgatcaaaaagaaaaaaggatagTAATAAACAGAGATGTGAACCTGGATATAGGAGTAAACAGTACGATCCTCCATGCATGCTGATCCAAagtcaattattttaatttctgcTGGCTTCACACTGGTATTGCACAGCAAAAGAATTCGaattgaaaagaaacaaatagcTATTATAGACTTTCTGCCAAAAACTCAtcaagatagtaattcacctTGTGCATAGCAGAATGTTTTCCGGCTTCAAATCACAATGAATAATCCCAGCATCTTTTAACAGAGCCAATCCATGTAAAATCTTTTCAGAAGTacaaagggaaaaaaaagaatatgagCAACTTCAAATAAAGATGTCAGACACCTGCAATTTAACTTCTAAGATAATATTGCTAAACCTGCTTAGAGAACAATTGGACAATGCTCAATGATAAACCCCTGAACTGATTTAGCTTGATAAGCTCGTacctaaaaaattatacaatattTATGCATAGAAAGATAAGAAATGCCATCTAAAGATGAAGAATCCAGCACAAAGCTACTTACAAACTAAGTACAGGCGGCTACTATAACTTACAGATTTGTGTAGAGCAgttcaaagcaaatgcacaaatGCCTCTGAAATACGAAATAATCATATATTCGGACAATGTGATGCTTATCTTCAGGATCATACTTCTTGTTTAACTGTAAAGTGCAATTACAGAAATTTCAGTACTAATATCACAACTACTGGGAGACATACAATCAAAATCAAGTCTATTTACCGTGGTCAAAATAGATACTTCAACCAAGGCTTGCTGATAGTAAGCtggttgatttttaattatctttacaGCAACAAAACTATTTGTTTCTGCAACCCAGCATTTAGCAACCTGCCCAAATGTTCCATGGCCAAGAACATCTTTTACAATGTATCTGCAAACAGGTAATCAAGAttcttgaaattaattttaggaaTAGCCGCAGAAAACACCCTGGACTTTAGAGGTCATCACAAGCTGAACTAAGAAAtgtttcaattatataatctTTCTTTGGATTTTGGAAGACAAACCATTAACAGCAAGAGTATATTGATTTTTGCATGTTCATCAAACTTTAAAATGGACCCAATGTGCGCAAGGAGGATCATTTTATTACTTCTACACGACCTTTCTTGCTTCTGTGATCTGTTTCTTCACCATTCTACTTTCTCTTATTTAAAATGCAATGCATCAATTTCCAGGTACAGATTGCTccaagcataatccatcatgTAAGCCCCAAAACCCTAGATGTTTATCTCAAATcataatttccagcaataACTAGTCACCTTGAAACATATTTGCCTATAGATCCAGCACACTTCCCATTAAGGTTATCCACAAACTTTCACCAACAGTGTACAACAAGTACAATGAAAGATTTTATTCAGCAAAAAGGCAAAACATTATTGAGGAAATAAAAATGACAGCCATGAGCATACCTTCTTTGTGTCTCTAGATTGACCAAGGGAAAGTTTACAGTCAGAATGAGATCAGAATTCACATTGTCATATCCATCATTCAAGACTCCAATCGATGGGCTGGTCAAATATCTTTTAGGATTTAATTCTTCAGAATACTTGAACTGTGGATTGCATATTTGATATGTCTCAACTATTTCTTTGGTTAGTCTTGCCACCAACTGCGCACATTAAAAGCTGCCAGTCAGCAAAAAGATCTGTCTCATACAATTTCGACCCAAGAGTGCTCCAACTACTTATACAAAGacaaaatcaaagaaatgATGTTACACAAGTTAAAAGACAAAATGGCAGTTCAATGGACTGTTCCATAAAGAATAAGAGGCAGTAAACTAGAAGGCAGATGAACACACAAACTGAGAAAGAGGCAGTCAAAGGCAGGTCTATCAATTTATAGGATCATCATATGGACCCTAATAGGTAGAACTGCAGGCTTTTGGGcaatatattatgtataatCTGTTTCATAACAGGATTTCGGGCACCAGTTATGTTATATCCCATATGTTATTAGATCTAAGAAATGGGGACGGCTCAGTTTTCTTCGttttttttgttcaaactCTACTGACATTTTCTAACCCTATCCCTTCTTTTCAGCTTCCCAAATTTAAAGAGACCTTTTACCAAAGCTTTCTTTAGCAAATAAACTTTGAAAGTAACTTATTTGAGTTGGAATTTCCcacaaggaaagaaagaaggattcTTTAGCCAAAAAGGtggttctttttttatatcttttactaTCATCTTCTGTTGTAACTTATCGTAACTATTTTAAGTATATTGTGCTttcaattcaataaaatattccTTTAGTtgttaatttgattaatatattgcATACTCAAATTTATTCACTTTGCTAATAGTTTTTAACATTCACGCTAGCTGTGGCAGTTATGGTCTGACATGAACCAATTCAGTCTGATTCATTACACTTTTCCTGACACCGATACTTCGATACCATACCCAAAACTCCAATATCTTTGTCCACACAGGCAATGTCGAGTTTTTCAGATCCAAAAGCTAAAAAAACCTCGGATGCCCTTATGTATCTAATCTTGAATGCGATACAAGCGACCTACATGAGTCCTGAATAACATCAATCTGGTAATTATTGTCAATATTTATGGTTACACAAGAAAACCGAGTAAATTTAAACATCATGTAAAGTCCCAAAACTATATGCATACTGCCATCAGGATTTCTGCAATTACCTATTTTCATATGTAAAccaaaattaattctaataatcaTGAAGTTTTTAATTGCAGCTTGCAGTTATcagaaattaaagattaatcaCAAGCAAATTTTAACAAGACTAGGCCAGATCCCAATTTGATCCATCTAAATACTTTTGAGGAAACAAAATCAATTGATCAAGGATTAGGACATTGAGGGTTTTGCAGTTCAATAGATTTTggataaaaaaacaaagaaccCTAAAACTAAACCTTGCAAAATAAGAACAATAGAAATCACGCAAGGCCAACAAGTAAACAAGGAAGAGATCATATATCCCTATTCTACTGGATTCAAGACTTTGAGTACTGCTTTTGGCCAAGATGGAAACAAATGTAGGAATAATATGTGTAGAAAGTTTTTAATACTTAGGTCCCATGTGTTCTAAGCAACATAATCCATTGGAAGAGAGTATAAACTGTACCACTTATGCCAACAATCAACATCACTCACCTGTATCACTGAAGCAATCTCATTATTACTGTAAGGATTGAAACATGGAAGCATACATCTGAGAAGGTATTAGTCATCAATATTGTGCAAACCAACAGCAAGCATGAAACTCCTAAACttcttttaattcattaataataGATGATCTACTCAACTTACCCAAGACTCAATCCCAACCTAATTGAGGCCACTAAAGTTGGTATACAAGTCCTTATCTTCCATTCAGCTTTGCTTATTGAGGTAGTACAGGTTCTACGCATCTCATTTTAGGTCTAACTCTCCCATCATTCTCTCCTTCCACTAGAAGCCATTGGCCATGCATCTCTAGGTCTTTTTGAGGTCAAATCAACTCAATTGATCATACTAGGACTTGTCCTCAATGATTTGCACCTTTGCCTTCCATCATCGAATA
Coding sequences within:
- the LOC8284284 gene encoding dual specificity protein kinase YAK1 homolog isoform X1; translated protein: MDEVGANEAQELEASSSSSSVRWRPKQLAFESYMPGNGADRNKKEALRVLVRKPLVARLTKEIVETYQICNPQFKYSEELNPKRYLTSPSIGVLNDGYDNVNSDLILTVNFPLVNLETQRRYIVKDVLGHGTFGQVAKCWVAETNSFVAVKIIKNQPAYYQQALVEVSILTTLNKKYDPEDKHHIVRIYDYFVFQRHLCICFELLYTNLYELIKLNQFRGLSLSIVQLFSKQILHGLALLKDAGIIHCDLKPENILLCTSVKPAEIKIIDFGSACMEDRTVYSYIQSRYYRSPEVLLGYQYTTSIDMWSFGCIVAELFLGLPLFPGASEFDLLRRMIEILGGQPPDYLLKEAKNTSKFFKCIGSVHNVDHGDMSLGSKSAYQALTVDEYEVRELKKPSIGKEYFHHKNLEAIVTNYPYRKNLPQEDIMKESQIRLALIDFLRGLVEFDPAKRWSPFQASRHPFVTGEPFTCPYKPPPESPRMPVAQNFKVDHHPGGGHWFAAGLSPNVSFLPLKIPGRTRASLHNSPHFQVVPYAHGNSYGSIGSHGSYNDGIGLGSSYGSYGDGSNMFAYYSPVGPSGMNMHPQAGLSMLGSSPDARRRFIPYSHPNGIGMSPSTGNFAPLPLGTSPSQFTPPNSYSQVSAGSPGHYGPTSPARNNCHGSPLGKMAAVTQFNRRKSWGYSGSSQNQESPQSSHWQGQFADGTSSSQPEGNPPILGSSPSHRQSNSSTASWMQQHGGGGITAGHSAIQNMPGSFKPSSMQFPQNAGPAFDKPEASLSLPDPGDWDPNYSDELLLQEDGSDVSSINTEFNKGMHLGSGDPSVTFGRSNRASNQSSSSLVQRQNGPVQFAHPEAGSPPSAHDLHAGYGRSMSKPSHFMPHISQNSPSRLGQQSLPRCNHGRPAVRGSEWNHIKVQPPQPNFSSGGPHSPGNSSINNGMPWGRRANYPVTSIPPASRGRKDYGRIA
- the LOC8284284 gene encoding dual specificity protein kinase YAK1 homolog isoform X2, with amino-acid sequence MDEVGANEAQELEASSSSSSVRWRPKQLAFESYMPGNGADRNKKEALRVLVRKPLVARLTKEIVETYQICNPQFKYSEELNPKRYLTSPSIGVLNDGYDNVNSDLILTVNFPLVNLETQRRYIVKDVLGHGTFGQVAKCWVAETNSFVAVKIIKNQPAYYQQALVEVSILTTLNKKYDPEDKHHIVRIYDYFVFQRHLCICFELLYTNLYELIKLNQFRGLSLSIVQLFSKQILHGLALLKDAGIIHCDLKPENILLCTSVKPAEIKIIDFGSACMEDRTVYSYIQSRYYRSPEVLLGYQYTTSIDMWSFGCIVAELFLGLPLFPGASEFDLLRRMIEILGGQPPDYLLKEAKNTSKFFKCIGSVHNVDHGDMSLGSKSAYQALTVDEYEVRELKKPSIGKEYFHHKNLEAIVTNYPYRKNLPQEDIMKESQIRLALIDFLRGLVEFDPAKRWSPFQASRHPFVTGEPFTCPYKPPPESPRMPVAQNFKVDHHPGGGHWFAAGLSPNIPGRTRASLHNSPHFQVVPYAHGNSYGSIGSHGSYNDGIGLGSSYGSYGDGSNMFAYYSPVGPSGMNMHPQAGLSMLGSSPDARRRFIPYSHPNGIGMSPSTGNFAPLPLGTSPSQFTPPNSYSQVSAGSPGHYGPTSPARNNCHGSPLGKMAAVTQFNRRKSWGYSGSSQNQESPQSSHWQGQFADGTSSSQPEGNPPILGSSPSHRQSNSSTASWMQQHGGGGITAGHSAIQNMPGSFKPSSMQFPQNAGPAFDKPEASLSLPDPGDWDPNYSDELLLQEDGSDVSSINTEFNKGMHLGSGDPSVTFGRSNRASNQSSSSLVQRQNGPVQFAHPEAGSPPSAHDLHAGYGRSMSKPSHFMPHISQNSPSRLGQQSLPRCNHGRPAVRGSEWNHIKVQPPQPNFSSGGPHSPGNSSINNGMPWGRRANYPVTSIPPASRGRKDYGRIA